The Dasypus novemcinctus isolate mDasNov1 chromosome 2, mDasNov1.1.hap2, whole genome shotgun sequence genome includes a region encoding these proteins:
- the CCNH gene encoding cyclin-H yields the protein MYHNSSQKRHWTFASEEQLARLRADANRTFKCKAVASGKVLPNDLVFLEPHEEMVLCKYYEKRLLEFCSVFKPTMPKSVVGTACMYFKRFYLNNSVMEYHPRIIMLTCAFLACKVDEFNVSSPQFVGNLRESPLGQEKTLEQILEYELLLIQQLNFHLIVHNPYRPFEGFLIDLKTRYPMLENPEFLRKTADDFLSRVALTDAYLLYTPSQIALTAIISSASRAGITMESYLSESLMLKENRTCLSQLLEIMKSMRNLVKKYEPPRSEEVAVLKQKLERCHSAELALNVITKKRKGYEDDDYISKKSKHEEEEWTDDDLVDSL from the exons ATGTACCACAACAGTAGCCAGAAGCGGCACTGGACTTTCGCCAGCGAGGAGCAGCTGGCACGACTGCGGGCTGACGCCAACCGCACATTTAAATGCAAAGCGGTGGCGAGCGGGAAG GTTCTTCCAAATGATCTAGTCTTTCTTGAACCTCATGAAGAAATGGTACTCTGCAAATACTATGAGAAAAGATTATTGGAATTCTGTTCAGTGTTTAAGCCAACAATGCCAAAGTCTGTTGTG GGTACAGCGTGTATGTATTTCAAGCGTTTTTATCTTAATAACTCAGTAATGGAATACCACCCCCGAATAATAAT GCTCACTTGTGCTTTTCTGGCCTGCAAAGTCGATGAATTCAATGTCTCTAGTCCACAATTTGTTGGAAATCTTCGAGAGAGTCCTCTTGGACAGGAGAAGACACTAGAACAGATTTTGGAATATGAACTACTACTGATACAGCAACTTAATTTCCACCTTATTGTCCACAACCCTTACAGACCGTTTGAGGGCTTCCTCATTGATTTAAAG ACTCGTTATCCCATGTTGGAGAACCCTGAGTTTTTGAGGAAAACAGCTGATGACTTTCTTAGTAGAGTTGCGCTGACGGATGCTTACCTTTTATATACACCTTCCCAAATTGCTCTGACCGCTATTATATCTAGTGCTTCCAGGGCTGGAATTACTATGGAAAG TTATTTATCAGAGAGCCTTATGCTGAAAGAGAATAGAACTTGCTTGTCACAGTTACTAGAGATAATGAAAA GCATGAGAAACTTGGTGAAAAAATATGAACCACCCAGATCTGAAGAAGTTGCTGTTCTGAAACAGAAGTTGGAGAGATGTCACTCTGCTGAGCTTGCACTTAATGTAATTAC gaagaagaggaaaggcTATGAAGATGATGATTATATCTCAAAGAAATCCAAACATGAGGAG GAAGAATGGACTGATGATGACCTGGTAGATTCTCTCTAA